The proteins below come from a single Nocardiopsis gilva YIM 90087 genomic window:
- the rplJ gene encoding 50S ribosomal protein L10 has protein sequence MARPDKAAAVAELTEEFRDSQGAVLTEYRGLTVAQLRELRRSLGQNARFRVVKNTLTKIAADEAGLGEQVGDLFEGPSAIAFVHGDVVEAAKGLRDFSKANKPLVIKGAVIDGKAMSPDEINRLADLESREVILAKLAGALKAKQGQAAAVFQALPSKTVRLAQALHDKRTDEA, from the coding sequence ATGGCGAGGCCGGATAAGGCAGCCGCGGTCGCCGAGCTCACGGAGGAGTTCCGTGACTCGCAGGGCGCTGTGCTGACCGAGTACCGGGGGCTCACTGTGGCGCAGCTCAGGGAGCTGCGTCGTAGCCTCGGCCAGAACGCGCGCTTCCGCGTCGTGAAGAACACGCTGACCAAGATCGCCGCCGACGAGGCCGGTCTTGGCGAGCAGGTCGGCGACCTGTTCGAGGGTCCCTCCGCCATCGCCTTCGTCCACGGTGACGTGGTCGAGGCCGCCAAGGGGCTGCGTGACTTCTCGAAGGCGAACAAGCCGCTGGTGATCAAGGGCGCCGTCATCGACGGTAAGGCGATGTCGCCCGACGAGATCAACAGGCTGGCCGATCTCGAGTCCCGCGAGGTCATCCTCGCGAAGCTGGCTGGCGCGCTCAAGGCCAAGCAGGGCCAGGCCGCCGCCGTGTTCCAGGCTCTGCCGTCGAAGACCGTGCGGCTCGCTCAGGCGCTGCACGACAAGCGTACGGACGAAGCCTAA
- the rpsL gene encoding 30S ribosomal protein S12 — protein MPTIQQLVRKGRQDKLTKSQTPALKGSPQRRGVCTRVYTTTPRKPNSALRKVARVKLSSGIEVTAYIPGVGHNLQEHSIVLVRGGRVKDLPGVRYKVIRGSLDTQGVRNRKQARSRYGVKKEK, from the coding sequence GTGCCCACCATCCAGCAGCTGGTCCGCAAGGGCCGACAGGACAAGCTCACAAAGAGCCAGACCCCGGCGCTGAAGGGGAGTCCGCAGCGTCGTGGTGTGTGCACGCGTGTTTACACCACCACGCCCCGGAAGCCGAACTCCGCGCTGCGCAAGGTCGCCCGTGTGAAGTTGAGCAGCGGTATCGAGGTCACTGCCTACATTCCCGGTGTCGGGCACAACCTGCAGGAGCACTCCATCGTGCTCGTGCGCGGTGGCCGTGTGAAGGACCTGCCGGGCGTCCGGTACAAGGTCATCCGCGGTTCGCTGGACACTCAGGGCGTCCGTAACCGCAAGCAAGCGCGTAGCCGTTACGGCGTTAAGAAGGAGAAGTAA
- a CDS encoding DNA-directed RNA polymerase subunit beta' — MLDVNFFDELRIGLATADDIRQWSHGEVKKPETINYRTLKPEKDGLFCEKIFGPTRDWECYCGKYKRVRFKGIICERCGVEVTRAKVRRERMGHIELAAPVTHIWYFKGVPSRLGYLLDLAPKDLEKIIYFAAYMVTWVDTEARERDMQSLEAHISVERQHLEQRRDSSVEERHRKLEADLAELEEQGAKGDARRKVRESAEREMRQIRERVQREIDRLEEVWNRFKNLKVQDLEGDEMLYREMRDRFGKYFRGGMGAQAIQERLANFDLDAEAEKLRETIRSGKGQKKARALKRLKVVAAFLNTRNSPMGMVLDCVPVIPPDLRPMVQLDGGRFATSDLNDLYRRVINRNNRLKRLLDLGAPEIIVNNEKRMLQEAVDALFDNGRRGRPVTGPGNRPLKSLSDMLKGKQGRFRQNLLGKRVDYSGRSVIVVGPTLKLHQCGLPKQMALELFKPFVMKRLVDLNHAQNIKSAKRMVERSRPVVWDVLEEVITEHPVLLNRAPTLHRLGIQAFEPQLVEGKAIQIHPLVCTAFNADFDGDQMAVHLPLSAEAQAEARLLMLATNNILKPSDGKPVTMPTQDMIIGLYYLTTLKENAKGEGRSFRTPAEAIMAYDNGELDLQAKIQMRLDHDVPPPRGWEAPESLEAGEPYRLETTLGRYLFNETTPLDYPYVNHQMGKKQISVLVNDLAEGYDKAQVATTLDALKDAGYHWATRSGLTIGIGDVLAPPGKQEILDGYENQADKIQREYDRGLITDDERRQELTEIWTKATNEVAQVMEDNFPVDNPVWMMVQSGARGNPMQVRQIAGIRGLVSNTKGETIPRPIKSSYREGLSVLEYFISTHGQRKGLADTALRTADSGYLTRRLVDVAQDVIVREVDCGTDRSLWQEVGEKNAAGTVVRKHNVENTGFGRTLAEDVVVNGEIIVPAGGDTSEGNIDKLVAAGIERVRVRSSLTCEAKIGVCSTCYGRSMATGKAVDVGEAIGIIAAQSIGEPGTQLTMRTFHMGGSAGADITHGLPRVQELFEARIPKGVAPISELPGRIRIDDTEKSRKIVLIPDDGSDEIAYPVPMRAQLLVSDGDHVTVGQQLIAGAINPHEVLRIQGPRAVQQHLVSEVQEVYKSQGVSIHDKHIEIIVRQMLKRVNILESGDTSLLPGEMVERPKFEAMNREVVAEGGQPAAGRPVLLGITKASLATESWLSAASFQETTRVLTENAIHGKSDPLVGLKENVIIGKLIPAGTGLPKYRNIRVEPTEEAKASMYSVSGYDEPSEYTFGQGSGEAVPLEEYDFGPYNR, encoded by the coding sequence GTGCTCGACGTCAATTTCTTCGACGAGCTGCGTATTGGCCTCGCGACCGCCGACGACATCCGCCAGTGGTCGCACGGCGAGGTCAAGAAGCCGGAAACCATCAACTACCGAACCCTGAAGCCGGAGAAGGACGGGCTCTTCTGCGAGAAGATCTTCGGCCCCACCCGCGACTGGGAGTGCTACTGCGGTAAGTACAAGCGGGTCCGCTTCAAGGGCATCATCTGTGAGCGCTGCGGGGTCGAGGTCACCCGGGCGAAGGTCCGTCGTGAGCGCATGGGCCACATCGAGCTCGCCGCTCCGGTGACCCACATCTGGTACTTCAAGGGCGTGCCCAGCCGCCTGGGGTACCTGCTCGACCTTGCCCCGAAGGATCTCGAGAAGATCATCTACTTCGCGGCCTACATGGTCACCTGGGTCGACACCGAGGCGCGTGAGCGCGACATGCAGTCGCTCGAAGCGCACATCTCGGTGGAGCGCCAGCACCTGGAGCAGCGGCGCGACTCCTCGGTCGAGGAGCGCCACCGCAAGCTCGAGGCCGACCTCGCCGAGCTGGAGGAGCAGGGCGCCAAGGGCGACGCGCGCCGCAAGGTGCGCGAGTCCGCCGAGCGCGAGATGCGGCAGATCCGCGAGCGCGTGCAGCGCGAGATCGACCGCCTCGAAGAGGTCTGGAACCGCTTCAAGAACCTCAAGGTCCAGGACCTCGAGGGCGACGAGATGCTCTACCGCGAGATGCGGGACCGCTTCGGGAAGTACTTCCGCGGCGGCATGGGCGCCCAGGCCATCCAGGAGCGCCTGGCCAACTTCGACCTCGACGCCGAGGCCGAGAAGCTGCGCGAGACCATCCGCAGCGGCAAGGGCCAGAAGAAGGCCCGCGCCCTGAAGCGGCTCAAGGTCGTCGCGGCGTTCCTCAACACGCGGAACAGCCCGATGGGCATGGTCCTGGACTGCGTCCCGGTCATCCCGCCGGACCTGCGTCCGATGGTGCAGCTCGACGGTGGCCGCTTCGCGACCTCCGACCTCAACGACCTGTACCGCCGGGTGATCAACCGGAACAACCGCCTCAAGCGGCTGCTCGACCTCGGCGCGCCCGAGATCATCGTCAACAACGAGAAGCGGATGCTGCAGGAGGCCGTCGACGCGCTGTTCGACAACGGCCGCCGCGGCCGACCGGTCACCGGTCCGGGCAACCGTCCGCTGAAGTCGCTGTCCGACATGCTCAAGGGCAAGCAGGGTCGCTTCCGGCAGAACCTGCTCGGTAAGCGCGTCGACTACTCCGGCCGTTCGGTCATCGTCGTCGGCCCGACCCTGAAGCTGCACCAGTGCGGTCTGCCCAAGCAGATGGCCCTGGAGCTGTTCAAGCCGTTCGTGATGAAGCGCCTGGTCGACCTGAACCACGCGCAGAACATCAAGAGCGCCAAGCGGATGGTCGAGCGTTCCCGCCCCGTGGTGTGGGACGTCCTCGAAGAGGTCATCACCGAGCACCCGGTGCTGCTCAACCGTGCGCCCACCCTGCACCGTCTGGGCATCCAGGCCTTCGAACCGCAGCTGGTCGAGGGCAAGGCCATCCAGATCCACCCGCTCGTCTGCACCGCGTTCAACGCGGACTTCGACGGTGACCAGATGGCCGTGCACCTGCCGCTGTCGGCGGAGGCCCAGGCTGAGGCGCGCCTGCTCATGCTGGCGACCAACAACATCCTCAAGCCGTCCGACGGCAAGCCGGTCACCATGCCGACGCAGGACATGATCATCGGCCTCTACTACCTGACCACTCTCAAGGAGAATGCGAAGGGCGAGGGCCGCTCGTTCCGCACGCCGGCCGAGGCGATCATGGCCTACGACAACGGCGAGCTCGACCTGCAGGCCAAGATCCAGATGCGGCTCGACCACGATGTCCCGCCGCCGCGCGGCTGGGAGGCGCCGGAGAGCCTCGAGGCCGGAGAGCCCTACCGGCTGGAGACCACGCTCGGCCGGTACCTCTTCAACGAGACCACGCCGCTCGACTACCCCTACGTCAACCACCAGATGGGCAAGAAGCAGATCTCGGTCCTGGTCAACGACCTGGCCGAGGGCTACGACAAGGCCCAGGTCGCCACGACGCTCGACGCCCTGAAGGACGCCGGGTACCACTGGGCGACCCGTTCGGGGCTGACCATCGGTATCGGCGACGTCCTCGCGCCTCCCGGCAAGCAGGAGATCCTGGACGGCTACGAGAACCAGGCCGACAAGATCCAGCGGGAGTACGACCGCGGTCTGATCACCGACGATGAGCGCCGCCAGGAGCTCACCGAGATCTGGACCAAGGCCACCAACGAGGTCGCCCAGGTCATGGAGGACAACTTCCCGGTCGACAACCCGGTGTGGATGATGGTCCAGTCCGGGGCCCGTGGTAACCCGATGCAGGTCCGGCAGATCGCCGGTATCCGTGGTCTGGTCTCCAACACCAAGGGTGAGACCATCCCGCGTCCGATCAAGTCCTCCTACCGCGAGGGCCTGTCCGTGCTGGAGTACTTCATCTCCACGCACGGTCAGCGGAAGGGTCTGGCCGACACCGCGCTCCGGACCGCCGACTCCGGGTACCTCACCCGTCGTCTGGTGGACGTCGCCCAGGACGTCATCGTCCGCGAGGTCGACTGCGGTACGGACCGCTCGCTGTGGCAGGAGGTCGGTGAGAAGAACGCCGCCGGCACCGTCGTGCGCAAGCACAACGTCGAGAACACCGGTTTCGGCCGTACGCTCGCCGAGGACGTCGTGGTCAACGGCGAGATCATCGTGCCCGCCGGGGGCGACACCTCCGAGGGCAACATCGACAAGCTGGTCGCGGCCGGGATCGAGCGGGTGCGCGTGCGCAGCTCGCTGACCTGTGAGGCCAAGATCGGCGTCTGCTCGACCTGCTACGGCCGCTCCATGGCGACCGGTAAGGCCGTCGACGTCGGCGAGGCCATCGGCATCATCGCCGCGCAGTCGATCGGTGAGCCGGGTACCCAGCTGACCATGCGGACCTTCCACATGGGTGGTTCCGCCGGTGCGGACATCACCCACGGTCTGCCCCGTGTCCAGGAGCTCTTCGAGGCCCGCATCCCCAAGGGTGTGGCCCCGATCTCCGAGCTGCCGGGCCGGATCCGGATCGACGACACCGAGAAGAGCCGGAAGATCGTCCTGATTCCGGACGACGGCTCCGACGAGATCGCCTACCCGGTGCCCATGCGGGCGCAGCTGCTGGTGAGCGACGGCGACCACGTCACCGTCGGCCAGCAGCTGATCGCGGGTGCGATCAACCCGCACGAGGTGCTCCGCATCCAGGGCCCGCGCGCGGTGCAGCAGCACCTCGTGTCGGAGGTCCAGGAGGTCTACAAGTCGCAGGGTGTCTCGATCCACGACAAGCACATCGAGATCATCGTGCGGCAGATGCTCAAGCGAGTGAACATCCTGGAGTCGGGCGACACCTCGCTGCTGCCCGGCGAGATGGTGGAGCGTCCGAAGTTCGAGGCGATGAACCGCGAGGTCGTGGCCGAAGGTGGCCAGCCCGCGGCCGGTCGACCGGTTCTTCTGGGCATCACCAAGGCCTCGCTGGCCACGGAGTCGTGGCTGTCGGCGGCCTCCTTCCAGGAGACCACCCGGGTGCTCACCGAGAACGCGATTCACGGCAAGAGCGACCCGCTGGTCGGGCTCAAGGAGAACGTCATCATCGGTAAGCTCATCCCGGCGGGTACCGGACTTCCGAAGTACCGCAACATCCGGGTGGAGCCGACCGAGGAGGCGAAGGCGTCGATGTACTCTGTCTCGGGCTACGACGAGCCCAGCGAGTACACCTTCGGTCAGGGATCCGGTGAGGCGGTTCCGCTGGAGGAGTACGACTTCGGCCCCTACAACAGGTGA
- the rplL gene encoding 50S ribosomal protein L7/L12, whose amino-acid sequence MAKLSTEELLEQFEGMTLLELADFVKQFEEKFDVTAAAPAAAVVAAPAAGGGEAAAEEEKDEFDVVLESAGDKKIQVIKEVRGLTSLGLKEAKDLVDNAPKPLLEGVNKENAEKAKAALEGAGATVTLK is encoded by the coding sequence ATGGCGAAGCTCAGCACCGAAGAGCTGCTGGAGCAGTTCGAGGGGATGACCCTTCTCGAGCTGGCCGACTTCGTGAAGCAGTTCGAGGAGAAGTTCGACGTCACCGCCGCCGCCCCGGCCGCGGCCGTCGTCGCCGCCCCGGCCGCCGGTGGCGGCGAGGCCGCCGCCGAGGAGGAGAAGGACGAGTTCGACGTCGTCCTCGAGTCCGCCGGCGACAAGAAGATCCAGGTCATCAAGGAGGTCCGTGGTCTCACGAGCCTCGGCCTGAAGGAGGCCAAGGACCTGGTCGACAACGCCCCGAAGCCGCTGCTCGAGGGTGTCAACAAGGAGAACGCCGAGAAGGCCAAGGCAGCCCTCGAGGGCGCCGGCGCCACGGTGACCCTCAAGTAG
- the rpsG gene encoding 30S ribosomal protein S7: MPRKGPAPKRQLITDPVYGSPLVTALINKVLLDGKRSIAQGIVYDALEGSREKTGQDPLVVLKRALDNVKPSLEVRSRRVGGATYQVPVEVRASRSTTLALRWLVTYSRQRREKTMTERLMNELVDASNGLGASVKRREDTHKMAESNKAFAHYRW; this comes from the coding sequence ATGCCGCGCAAGGGCCCGGCGCCGAAGCGCCAGCTGATCACTGACCCCGTCTACGGGTCGCCGCTGGTTACCGCACTGATCAACAAGGTGCTGCTGGACGGCAAGCGCTCCATCGCCCAGGGGATCGTCTACGACGCCCTCGAGGGCTCCCGCGAGAAGACGGGCCAGGACCCGCTCGTGGTTCTGAAGCGTGCTCTGGACAACGTGAAACCCTCCCTTGAGGTGCGCAGCCGCCGCGTTGGTGGCGCCACCTACCAGGTGCCGGTCGAGGTCCGTGCGTCCCGGAGCACCACACTCGCTCTGCGCTGGCTGGTCACCTACTCGCGGCAGCGCCGCGAGAAGACGATGACCGAGCGCCTGATGAACGAGCTGGTCGACGCCAGCAACGGTCTTGGCGCGAGCGTCAAGCGCCGCGAGGACACACACAAGATGGCGGAGTCGAACAAGGCTTTCGCCCACTACCGCTGGTAA
- the rpoB gene encoding DNA-directed RNA polymerase subunit beta, translating into MAASRNASANALGPNRVSFARIQEPLEVPNLLALQTDSFDWLLGNEKWRARVEAARNAGRKDVPEQSGLEEIFEEISPIEDFSGTMSLSFRDHRFEPPKYSEEECKDKDMTYSAPMFVTAEFINNDTGEIKSQTVFMGDFPLMTAKGTFIINGTERVVVSQLVRSPGVYFDRQIDKSSDKDLYGCKVIPSRGAWLEFEVDKRDFVGVRIDRKRKQGVTVLLKALGWTTDQILERFGHYESIRNTLEKDPTAGTDDALLDIYRKLRPGEPPTKESAQALLENLYFNPKRYDLAKVGRYKINKKLGVDAEYTQGTLTEDDIVATIDYLVRLHAGEEELETANGSLPIETDDIDHFGNRRLRTVGELIQNQVRLGLARMERVVRERMTTQDVEAITPQTLINIRPVVASIKEFFGTSQLSQFMDQTNPLAGLTHKRRLSALGPGGLSRERAGFEVRDVHPSHYGRMCPIETPEGPNIGLIGSLAGYGRVNSFGFVETPYRKVIDGRLTDEVVYLTADEEDRFVIAQANTMVSADGTFETNRVLVRRKGGEFELASVDEVDYMDVSPRQMVSVATSMIPFLEHDDANRALMGSNMQRQAVPLLRAEAPVVGTGMEYRAATDAGEVILAESAGVVEDVTADYVTVMADDGSRKTYRLGKFRRSNQGTCFNQRPIVTEGQRVEERQVLADGPSTDQGEMSLGKNLLVAYMSWEGHNYEDAIILSQRLVQDDVLSSIHIEEHEVDARDTKLGPEEITREIPNVSDEVLADLDDRGIIRIGAEVVDGDILVGKVTPKGETELTPEERLLRAIFGEKAREVRDTSLKVPHGESGKVIGVRVFSRDEGDELPPGVNELVRVYVAQKRKITDGDKLAGRHGNKGVIAKILPQEDMPFMADGTPVDIILNPLGVPGRMNVGQVLEVHLGWLAKNGWAVDGDDEPWKQALHEIGVDTAEPGTKVATPVFDGVREDEIGGMLASTLPNADGERLIGTNGKTTLYDGRTGEPFAHPISVGYKYILKLHHLVDDKIHARSTGPYSMITQQPLGGKAQFGGQRFGEMEVWALEAYGAAYALQELLTIKSDDVLGRVKVYEAIVKGENIPEPGIPESFKVLIKEMQSLCLNVEVLSSDGMSIEMRDTDEDVFRAAEELGIDLGRREPSSVEEV; encoded by the coding sequence TTGGCAGCCTCGCGCAACGCCTCCGCTAACGCCCTTGGTCCGAACCGCGTTTCTTTCGCTCGCATTCAGGAACCACTCGAGGTCCCGAACCTTCTCGCCCTGCAGACCGACTCGTTCGACTGGCTGCTCGGCAACGAGAAGTGGCGTGCCCGAGTGGAGGCGGCCCGTAACGCCGGCCGTAAGGACGTTCCGGAGCAGTCCGGTCTCGAAGAGATCTTCGAGGAGATCAGTCCCATCGAGGACTTCTCGGGCACGATGTCGCTCTCGTTCCGCGACCATCGGTTCGAGCCGCCCAAGTACTCCGAAGAGGAGTGCAAGGACAAGGACATGACGTACTCCGCCCCGATGTTCGTCACGGCGGAGTTCATCAACAACGACACCGGTGAGATCAAGAGCCAGACGGTGTTCATGGGCGACTTCCCGCTCATGACCGCCAAGGGCACCTTCATCATCAACGGCACCGAGCGTGTCGTCGTGTCTCAGCTTGTCCGTTCGCCGGGCGTGTACTTCGACCGCCAGATCGACAAGTCCTCCGACAAGGACCTCTACGGGTGCAAGGTCATCCCGTCGCGCGGCGCCTGGCTGGAGTTCGAGGTCGACAAGCGCGACTTCGTCGGTGTCCGCATCGACCGCAAGCGCAAGCAGGGCGTCACCGTCCTGCTCAAGGCGCTGGGCTGGACGACCGACCAGATCCTGGAGCGCTTCGGCCACTACGAGTCCATCCGCAACACGCTGGAGAAGGACCCGACCGCGGGTACCGACGACGCGCTGCTGGACATCTACCGCAAGCTGCGTCCGGGTGAGCCGCCCACGAAGGAGTCGGCTCAGGCGCTGCTGGAGAACCTGTACTTCAACCCCAAGCGCTACGACCTGGCCAAGGTCGGCCGGTACAAGATCAACAAGAAGCTCGGGGTCGACGCCGAGTACACCCAGGGCACGCTGACCGAAGACGACATCGTCGCCACCATCGACTACCTCGTCCGGCTGCACGCCGGTGAGGAGGAGCTGGAGACCGCGAACGGCTCCCTCCCGATCGAGACCGACGACATCGACCACTTCGGCAACCGGCGCCTGCGCACCGTCGGCGAGCTCATCCAGAACCAGGTCCGCCTGGGCCTGGCCCGCATGGAGCGTGTCGTCCGCGAGCGCATGACCACGCAGGACGTCGAGGCCATCACGCCGCAGACCCTGATCAACATCCGGCCGGTCGTCGCCTCCATCAAGGAGTTCTTCGGTACCAGCCAGCTGTCGCAGTTCATGGACCAGACCAACCCGCTGGCGGGCCTGACCCACAAGCGCCGCCTGTCGGCGCTGGGTCCGGGCGGTCTGTCCCGTGAACGCGCCGGCTTCGAGGTGCGCGACGTCCACCCGTCGCACTACGGCCGCATGTGCCCGATCGAGACGCCGGAAGGCCCGAACATCGGTCTGATCGGCTCGCTGGCCGGGTACGGCCGGGTCAACTCCTTCGGCTTCGTGGAGACCCCGTACCGCAAGGTCATCGACGGCCGCCTGACCGACGAGGTCGTCTACCTGACCGCCGACGAAGAGGACCGCTTCGTCATCGCGCAGGCCAACACCATGGTCAGCGCGGACGGCACCTTCGAGACCAACCGCGTCCTGGTCCGCCGTAAGGGCGGGGAGTTCGAGCTCGCCTCCGTGGACGAGGTCGACTACATGGACGTCTCGCCGCGCCAGATGGTGTCGGTCGCGACCTCCATGATCCCGTTCCTGGAGCACGACGACGCCAACCGCGCGCTCATGGGCTCCAACATGCAGCGCCAGGCGGTGCCGCTGCTGCGGGCCGAGGCTCCGGTCGTGGGTACCGGCATGGAGTACCGTGCCGCCACCGACGCCGGCGAGGTCATCCTGGCGGAGAGCGCCGGTGTCGTCGAGGACGTCACCGCCGACTACGTCACCGTCATGGCCGACGACGGCTCGCGCAAGACCTACCGCCTGGGCAAGTTCCGCCGCAGCAACCAGGGCACCTGCTTCAACCAGCGCCCCATCGTCACCGAGGGGCAGCGGGTCGAGGAGCGCCAGGTGCTCGCCGACGGCCCCTCCACCGACCAGGGTGAGATGTCGCTCGGCAAGAACCTGCTCGTGGCCTACATGTCCTGGGAGGGCCACAACTACGAGGACGCGATCATCCTCTCCCAGCGCCTGGTGCAGGACGACGTCCTCTCCTCGATCCACATCGAGGAGCACGAGGTCGACGCCCGCGACACCAAGCTGGGCCCGGAGGAGATCACCCGCGAGATCCCCAACGTCAGCGACGAAGTTCTGGCCGACCTCGACGACCGCGGCATCATCCGCATCGGTGCCGAGGTCGTCGACGGCGACATCCTCGTCGGCAAGGTCACGCCCAAGGGTGAGACCGAGCTGACGCCGGAGGAGCGGCTGCTGCGCGCCATCTTCGGTGAGAAGGCGCGCGAGGTGCGCGACACCTCCCTGAAGGTCCCGCACGGTGAGTCCGGCAAGGTCATCGGCGTGCGCGTCTTCAGCCGCGACGAGGGCGACGAACTGCCGCCCGGCGTGAACGAGCTGGTCCGCGTCTACGTCGCGCAGAAGCGCAAGATCACCGACGGCGACAAGCTCGCCGGCCGCCACGGCAACAAGGGCGTCATCGCCAAGATCCTCCCCCAGGAGGACATGCCGTTCATGGCCGACGGCACGCCGGTCGACATCATCCTCAACCCGCTGGGCGTTCCCGGTCGAATGAACGTCGGGCAGGTGCTGGAGGTCCACCTCGGCTGGCTGGCCAAGAACGGCTGGGCGGTCGACGGCGACGACGAGCCGTGGAAGCAGGCGCTCCACGAGATCGGTGTCGACACCGCCGAGCCCGGCACCAAGGTCGCCACCCCGGTGTTCGACGGTGTGCGCGAGGACGAGATCGGCGGCATGCTGGCGTCCACCCTCCCCAACGCGGACGGTGAGCGCCTGATCGGCACGAACGGCAAGACCACCCTGTACGACGGGCGTACCGGTGAGCCGTTCGCCCACCCGATCTCCGTCGGCTACAAGTACATCCTCAAGCTGCACCACCTGGTCGACGACAAGATCCACGCGCGCTCCACCGGTCCGTACTCGATGATCACGCAGCAGCCGCTGGGTGGTAAGGCGCAGTTCGGTGGCCAGCGCTTCGGTGAGATGGAGGTCTGGGCGCTCGAGGCCTACGGTGCCGCCTACGCCCTGCAGGAGCTGCTCACGATCAAGTCGGACGACGTCCTGGGCCGCGTGAAGGTCTACGAGGCGATCGTCAAGGGCGAGAACATCCCCGAACCGGGCATTCCCGAATCCTTCAAGGTGCTCATCAAGGAGATGCAGTCGCTCTGTCTGAACGTGGAGGTGCTGTCCAGTGACGGTATGTCCATCGAGATGCGGGACACAGATGAGGACGTCTTCCGTGCAGCGGAAGAACTGGGGATCGACCTTGGTCGGCGCGAGCCGAGCAGTGTCGAAGAGGTCTAA
- a CDS encoding LppX_LprAFG lipoprotein, which yields MAVGGLALVTTACGGGAAEDAPEKTHESEPQQETAATKPSDIFELLGTKTAELDNYRVDVEMTVEDEEIGTYRPSFSYQVMDDPEAILMDVDFGEEFGDALVEAMGGEEPPGGLDAFTHTTLVYVGDDVYVKNDHGLHGDAPWVRSTDESREDMPDVELDDFIDLTEALSQVDDVKEAGTEEINGQETTHFTGSLTQKAIDATEDADKRETLKELFDGEIEGQLDFDVWADADSIPHRVTLKDDEVDMTMEFSEIGKVSFEVPAEDEIGEMKA from the coding sequence ATGGCCGTCGGCGGCCTCGCCCTTGTCACCACCGCCTGCGGCGGTGGCGCCGCCGAGGACGCCCCCGAGAAGACGCACGAGTCCGAGCCGCAGCAGGAGACCGCGGCCACGAAGCCCAGCGACATCTTCGAGCTTCTCGGCACGAAGACGGCCGAGCTCGACAACTACCGGGTCGATGTCGAGATGACCGTGGAGGACGAGGAGATCGGCACCTACCGCCCGTCCTTCTCGTACCAGGTCATGGACGATCCGGAGGCGATCCTCATGGATGTCGACTTCGGCGAGGAGTTCGGCGACGCCTTGGTGGAGGCCATGGGCGGTGAGGAGCCTCCGGGCGGCCTCGACGCCTTCACCCACACCACCCTGGTCTACGTCGGCGACGACGTCTACGTGAAGAACGACCACGGGCTCCACGGCGACGCTCCCTGGGTGCGCTCAACCGACGAGTCCCGGGAGGACATGCCGGACGTCGAACTCGACGACTTCATCGACCTCACCGAGGCGCTGTCCCAGGTCGACGACGTGAAGGAGGCCGGGACCGAGGAGATCAACGGGCAGGAGACCACGCACTTCACCGGGTCGCTGACCCAGAAGGCCATCGACGCCACCGAGGACGCGGACAAGCGCGAAACCTTGAAGGAGCTCTTCGACGGGGAGATCGAGGGTCAGCTCGACTTCGACGTGTGGGCCGACGCGGACAGCATCCCGCACCGCGTCACCCTGAAGGACGACGAGGTCGACATGACGATGGAGTTCTCCGAGATCGGCAAGGTCTCCTTCGAGGTCCCCGCCGAGGACGAGATCGGTGAGATGAAGGCCTGA
- a CDS encoding LolA-like protein has product MLKKIAAAAAGAGLALAVSGCSVLPLPGLGGPSPLEVVKNMANDAEKADTYTASMTMSGSVGAQSMDMSADIDYTRNPEPTLQMEMDMQGQQATVLMRGTDMVMKADSMGMGQMGGDTPEWIRFDPGDQQVDVGSQDPLSEVEKLMAVKQAEEAGSQDIDGVPTTKYTGSYSTEEALQEVDDADAQQAAREQFEQAGVDTVEFEAYIDGDGLPRRVVTKLGDAFTSTVDFHSFNEPSEVQFPSESQIGSMDDLTPGLGGGSDLGGY; this is encoded by the coding sequence ATGCTGAAGAAGATCGCTGCGGCCGCTGCGGGCGCGGGCCTGGCGTTGGCCGTCTCGGGCTGTTCGGTTCTGCCGTTGCCGGGGCTGGGCGGTCCGAGCCCGCTCGAAGTCGTCAAGAACATGGCGAACGACGCCGAGAAGGCCGACACCTACACGGCGTCGATGACGATGTCCGGCTCGGTCGGGGCCCAGAGCATGGACATGTCCGCGGACATCGACTACACGCGCAACCCCGAGCCGACGCTCCAGATGGAGATGGACATGCAGGGCCAGCAGGCGACCGTCCTGATGCGCGGCACCGACATGGTCATGAAGGCCGACTCGATGGGCATGGGCCAGATGGGCGGGGACACCCCCGAGTGGATCCGCTTCGACCCGGGCGACCAGCAGGTCGACGTCGGCAGCCAGGACCCGCTCTCCGAGGTCGAGAAGCTCATGGCGGTCAAGCAGGCCGAGGAGGCCGGGAGCCAGGACATCGACGGTGTCCCCACGACCAAGTACACCGGGTCCTACAGCACCGAGGAGGCGCTGCAGGAGGTCGACGACGCGGACGCGCAGCAGGCGGCGCGGGAGCAGTTCGAGCAGGCCGGTGTCGACACCGTGGAGTTCGAGGCCTACATCGACGGCGACGGGCTGCCCCGCCGCGTGGTGACCAAGCTCGGCGACGCCTTCACGTCGACCGTCGACTTCCACTCGTTCAACGAGCCGAGCGAGGTCCAGTTCCCGAGTGAGAGCCAGATCGGCAGCATGGACGACCTCACCCCGGGCCTGGGCGGCGGCTCCGACCTCGGCGGGTACTAA